In Agrococcus jenensis, the genomic window GCGCGCGTCGATGACCGCGATGCGCGAGCTGCGCGGCCTGCTCGAGCGGCACGCCGGCCCCACCGACGTGCGGCTCGCGCTCGAGCGGCCCGACCTCGAGCGCGTCTTCGCGCTGCCGCAGCAGGTGCGCGTCTCGAGCGACCTGTTCGGCGAGCTGAAGAGCCTGCTGGGCCCGGCGTCCATCGCCTGACTCCGTACGATGGAGCATGTGCTCCGACGCCTCGACCTGACCTCCCTGCCCGACGACCGCACGCTCCGCGCGCTGCTGCCGCGGCCGGCGGTCGACGTCGAGGCGGCGCTGCCCGCGGTCGCCGAGCTCGTGCGCGACGTGCGGGAGCGCGGCGAGGCGGCGCTCGTCGAGCAGGCCGAGCGCTTCGACCGGGTGCGCCCCGCGGCGGTGCGCGTGCCGGTGGCCGAGATCAGGGGTGCGCTGGTGTCGCTCGCGCCCGAGGTGCGCGACGCGCTCGAGACGGCGATCGCCCGCGTGCGCGTCGGCTCGGCCGCGCAGGTGCCGCCGCCCTCGCGCGTCGAGCTCGCGCCCGGCGCGGTCGTCGAGCTGCGCTGGCAGCCGGTCGACCGGGTGGGCCTCTACGTGCCCGGCGGCAAGGCCGTCTACCCGTCGAGCGTCGTCATGAACGTCGTCGCAGCCCAGGCGGCCGGCGTCGCGTCGATCGCGGTCGCGAGCCCCGCGCAGGCCGAGCACGGCGGCCTGCCGCACCCCACCATCCTCGCCGCGTGCGCGCTGCTGGGCATCGACGAGGTCTACGCGATGGGCGGGGCCGGCGCGATCGCGGCGCTCGCGCACGGCGTGGCCGGCATCGGCCTCGACGCGGTCGACGTCGTGACCGGTCCCGGCAACGTCTTCGTCGCCGCCGCGAAGCGGCTCGTCTCGGGCGTCGTGCGCGTCGACTCCGAGGCGGGGCCGACCGAGATCCTCGTCATCGCCGACGCGAGCGCCGACGCGGAGCTCGTCGCCGCCGACCTCGTCAGCCAGGCCGAGCACGACGAGCTCGCGAGCGCGGTGCTCGTCACCGACGACGCCGGGCTCGCGGACCGCGTCGACGCGGC contains:
- the hisD gene encoding histidinol dehydrogenase gives rise to the protein MLRRLDLTSLPDDRTLRALLPRPAVDVEAALPAVAELVRDVRERGEAALVEQAERFDRVRPAAVRVPVAEIRGALVSLAPEVRDALETAIARVRVGSAAQVPPPSRVELAPGAVVELRWQPVDRVGLYVPGGKAVYPSSVVMNVVAAQAAGVASIAVASPAQAEHGGLPHPTILAACALLGIDEVYAMGGAGAIAALAHGVAGIGLDAVDVVTGPGNVFVAAAKRLVSGVVRVDSEAGPTEILVIADASADAELVAADLVSQAEHDELASAVLVTDDAGLADRVDAAVARRAAETPAAERVRAALTGEQSAIVLVADLAAAARVSDAYAPEHLELLTADDDALLARIHHAGAIFVGPHAPVSLGDYAAGSNHVLPTGGQARRVAGLGAATFLRPQQVVRYDREALAEVRAAVTALAAAEGLPAHGEAIEARFEEAR